From the Salarias fasciatus chromosome 16, fSalaFa1.1, whole genome shotgun sequence genome, one window contains:
- the mrasa gene encoding ras-related protein M-Ras codes for MATSAVPSDNLPTYKLVVVGDGGVGKSALTIQFFQKIFVPDYDPTIEDSYLKHTEIDGQWAILDVLDTAGQEEFSAMREQYMRTGDGFLIVFSVTDKASFEHVDRFHQLILRVKDREAFPMVLVANKVDLVHLRKVTTDQGQEMAAKHNITYIETSAKDPPMNVDKAFHELVRVIRQQVPERNQKKKKKMKWRAERSTGSHRFHCAIL; via the exons atggcaaccagcgCCGTGCCAAGTGACAACCTGCCAACGTACaagctggtggtggtgggggatgGTGGCGTTGGGAAGAGCGCCCTCACCATCCAGTTTTTCCAGAAGATCTTTGTGCCAGACTACGATCCCACTATCGAGGATTCATAtctcaaacacactgaaatcgATGGACAGTGGGCCATACTGGATG TGCTGGACACAGCCGGCCAAGAGGAGTTCAGCGCCATGAGGGAGCAGTACATGAGGACCGGAGACGGCTTCCTCATCGTCTTCTCCGTCACGGACAAGGCCAGCTTCGAACACGTGGACCGCTTCCATCAGCTCATACTACGGGTCAAAGACAG agaggCCTTCCCCATGGTGCTGGTTGCCAACAAAGTGGACTTGGTCCATCTGAGAAAAGTCACAACAGACCAGGGCCAAGAGATGGCTGCAAAACATAAC atAACTTATATTGAAACCAGTGCCAAGGATCCGCCGATGAACGTGGACAAAGCCTTTCACGAGCTGGTCCGTGTTATAAG GCAGCAAGTTCCAGAACgaaaccagaagaagaaaaagaagatgaagTGGAGAGCAGAGCGGTCGACGGGCTCCCACAGGTTCCACTGCGCCATATTGTGA